In Bradyrhizobium lablabi, one DNA window encodes the following:
- a CDS encoding Rieske 2Fe-2S domain-containing protein, whose product MLRAEDNKFLTESGAGTPMGELLRRFWLPVLLSEELPEADGPPKKIVVMGEELLAFRDSRGVVGVIDQYCPHRGANLWLGRNEECGIRCAYHGWKFDTEGACVDMPTSYPDLNAKDLIRIKSYPVREWGDMIWAYMGPADAMPDLPDLEMALVPASHRYVSKKWQDCNWVQAMEGSIDTAHFTFAHLSFEKEENEILDIKRHFISPLARMNTDHMRWIAEDPRPVIKINPHDAGLTIAGGRLTGSDNIYWRIAQFLMPVHSYAPSAMPGENIFGQSFVPVTDTNCWIYTYAWNPERPLTQAEREAYDSGNGVISEVDENYLPLRNKSNDYLIDRKLQKTKSYTGIKGVSEQDAAVQDSQGPIADRTREHLGPTDLGIMHFRKLVMEAARALQQGLAPPHLSHQDRYAVRSGACVTNKAKDLPAVMVERFGDATGFVGRPRIAAAE is encoded by the coding sequence ATGCTCCGCGCAGAAGACAACAAATTCCTGACCGAGAGCGGTGCGGGGACGCCGATGGGCGAGTTGCTGCGGCGCTTCTGGCTGCCGGTGTTGCTGTCGGAGGAATTGCCGGAAGCCGACGGGCCGCCGAAGAAGATAGTGGTGATGGGCGAGGAACTGCTCGCCTTCCGCGACTCTAGAGGCGTCGTCGGCGTCATCGATCAATATTGTCCGCATCGCGGCGCCAATCTCTGGCTCGGCCGCAATGAGGAATGCGGCATCCGCTGCGCCTATCACGGCTGGAAATTCGACACCGAGGGCGCTTGCGTCGACATGCCGACGTCGTACCCCGACCTCAACGCGAAAGACCTGATCCGCATCAAATCCTATCCGGTGCGCGAATGGGGCGACATGATCTGGGCCTATATGGGCCCGGCCGACGCGATGCCCGATTTGCCCGATCTGGAAATGGCGCTGGTGCCGGCCTCGCACCGCTACGTTTCCAAGAAGTGGCAGGACTGCAACTGGGTGCAGGCCATGGAAGGCTCGATCGACACCGCGCATTTTACCTTTGCGCATCTCTCGTTCGAGAAAGAAGAGAACGAAATCCTCGACATCAAGCGGCACTTCATCAGTCCACTCGCGCGCATGAATACCGATCACATGCGCTGGATCGCCGAGGACCCGCGCCCGGTGATCAAGATTAATCCGCATGACGCGGGGCTCACGATCGCGGGCGGCCGGCTCACCGGCAGCGACAACATCTACTGGCGGATCGCGCAATTTCTGATGCCGGTGCATTCCTATGCGCCGAGTGCGATGCCGGGCGAGAATATCTTTGGCCAAAGTTTTGTGCCGGTGACCGACACCAATTGCTGGATCTACACCTATGCCTGGAATCCGGAGCGGCCGCTGACGCAAGCCGAGCGCGAGGCGTATGACAGCGGCAACGGCGTGATCTCGGAGGTCGATGAGAATTATTTGCCGCTGCGCAACAAATCGAACGATTATCTGATCGATCGCAAATTGCAGAAGACAAAAAGCTACACCGGCATCAAGGGCGTCTCCGAACAGGATGCCGCGGTGCAGGACAGCCAGGGCCCGATCGCCGACCGCACCCGCGAGCATCTCGGCCCCACCGATTTGGGAATCATGCATTTTCGCAAACTGGTGATGGAAGCGGCTCGCGCGCTGCAGCAGGGGCTGGCGCCGCCGCATCTTTCGCATCAGGACCGCTATGCCGTGCGCTCGGGGGCCTGCGTGACGAATAAAGCGAAGGACCTGCCGGCGGTGATGGTGGAACGCTTTGGCGACGCGACGGGGTTTGTCGGGCGGCCGCGGATCGCGGCAGCGGAGTAG
- a CDS encoding TauD/TfdA dioxygenase family protein: protein MSSLASKQGPRYRHTADESEPYETIGVEKLTPVIGAEISGVDIGKLVSEDARSNRQIDEIHRALAENLVIFFRDQHITPQQHLAFGRKFGELHIHPAAPHEGDDPALMKIYADKDSPRVNGEGWHSDVSCDLEPPMGSILHIKQCPPSGGDTLFANMYAAYESLSDRMKAYLDGLTALHDGEPIYRGLYANYGVADRPSYPRAEHPVVRTHPVTGKKALYVNSGFTRHISGIPRDESDAILNYLYKHAENPLFQCRFRWSENAIAFWDNRCAQHRALWDYWPHTRAGTRVTVKGERPV from the coding sequence ATGAGCTCGCTGGCCAGCAAGCAGGGACCGCGCTATCGGCACACCGCCGACGAGAGCGAACCCTACGAGACCATCGGCGTCGAAAAACTCACCCCCGTCATCGGCGCGGAGATATCGGGCGTCGATATCGGCAAACTCGTCTCCGAGGATGCGCGCTCCAACCGCCAGATCGACGAGATCCACCGCGCGCTCGCCGAAAATCTCGTGATCTTCTTCCGCGATCAGCACATCACGCCACAACAACATCTCGCCTTCGGACGAAAATTCGGCGAATTGCACATCCATCCCGCGGCGCCCCATGAGGGCGACGATCCGGCGCTGATGAAGATCTATGCGGATAAGGATTCGCCGCGCGTCAACGGCGAGGGCTGGCATTCGGACGTCTCCTGCGACCTCGAGCCGCCGATGGGCTCGATCCTGCACATCAAGCAATGCCCGCCGAGCGGCGGCGATACGCTGTTCGCCAACATGTATGCCGCCTATGAGTCGCTGTCGGATCGGATGAAGGCCTATCTCGACGGACTCACGGCGCTGCATGACGGCGAGCCGATCTATCGCGGGCTTTACGCCAATTACGGCGTCGCCGACCGGCCGTCTTATCCGCGCGCCGAGCATCCGGTGGTACGCACGCATCCGGTGACGGGCAAGAAGGCGCTCTATGTCAACAGCGGCTTTACCCGCCACATCAGCGGCATCCCGCGCGACGAGAGCGATGCGATCCTGAATTATCTCTACAAGCACGCGGAAAATCCGCTGTTCCAGTGCCGCTTCCGCTGGAGCGAGAACGCCATCGCGTTCTGGGACAACCGCTGCGCCCAGCACCGCGCGCTGTGGGACTACTGGCCCCATACCCGCGCCGGCACGCGGGTGACGGTCAAGGGCGAACGGCCGGTGTGA
- the ispG gene encoding flavodoxin-dependent (E)-4-hydroxy-3-methylbut-2-enyl-diphosphate synthase, with product MNKPIKPPEDDVAGPSARRKTTQVMVGNVTVGGGAPIVVQSMTNTDTADVEGTVAQVAALARAGSELVRITVDRDEAAAAVPHIRDGLRKRGITTPLIGDFHYIGHKLLAEYPACAEALDKYRINPGNVGFKNKRDTQFADIIEIANKNNKPVRIGANWGSLDQELLTRLMEDNAKSPDPLDARAVTREAMVQSALLSAKRAEELGMPKSRIILSAKVSAVQDLIAVYQELARRADYAIHLGLTEAGMGSKGIVASSAALGILLQDGIGDTIRISLTPEPGGDRTLEVQVAQELLQTMGFRTFVPLVAACPGCGRTTSTTFQELARSIQDFIRDEMPSWKTQYPGVEALNVAVMGCIVNGPGESKHANIGISLPGTGETPAAPVFVDGQKFRTLRGPTIAADFKALVIDYIEQRYGTGAKPTAAE from the coding sequence ATGAACAAGCCAATCAAGCCACCGGAAGACGACGTCGCCGGCCCCAGCGCCCGGCGCAAAACCACCCAAGTCATGGTCGGCAATGTCACCGTCGGCGGCGGCGCGCCGATCGTGGTGCAGTCGATGACCAACACCGACACCGCCGATGTCGAAGGGACTGTGGCGCAGGTCGCAGCCCTTGCGCGCGCCGGCTCCGAACTGGTGCGGATCACGGTCGATCGCGACGAGGCGGCGGCAGCTGTCCCCCACATCCGCGACGGCCTGCGCAAGCGCGGCATCACCACGCCGCTGATCGGCGATTTCCATTATATCGGCCACAAGCTCTTGGCCGAATATCCGGCCTGCGCGGAGGCGCTCGACAAATACCGCATCAACCCGGGCAATGTCGGTTTCAAGAACAAGCGCGACACGCAATTCGCCGACATCATCGAGATCGCGAACAAGAACAACAAGCCGGTGCGGATCGGCGCCAATTGGGGTTCGCTCGACCAGGAACTGCTCACAAGACTGATGGAAGACAACGCCAAGTCGCCCGATCCGCTCGATGCGCGGGCGGTCACGCGGGAGGCGATGGTGCAGTCGGCGCTGTTGTCGGCCAAGCGCGCCGAGGAACTCGGCATGCCGAAGAGCCGCATCATTCTCTCGGCAAAAGTCTCCGCCGTGCAGGATCTGATCGCGGTCTATCAGGAGCTGGCGCGGCGCGCCGACTATGCGATCCACCTCGGCCTCACCGAGGCCGGCATGGGATCGAAGGGCATCGTGGCCTCGTCCGCCGCGCTCGGCATTCTCCTGCAGGACGGCATCGGCGATACCATCCGGATTTCGCTCACGCCGGAGCCCGGCGGCGATCGCACGCTGGAAGTGCAGGTCGCGCAGGAACTGCTGCAGACCATGGGCTTCCGCACCTTCGTGCCGCTGGTCGCGGCCTGCCCCGGCTGCGGCCGCACCACCTCGACCACGTTCCAGGAACTGGCGCGCTCGATCCAGGATTTCATCCGCGACGAGATGCCGAGCTGGAAGACGCAATATCCAGGGGTAGAGGCGCTCAACGTTGCGGTGATGGGCTGCATCGTCAACGGCCCCGGCGAATCCAAGCATGCCAATATCGGCATTTCGCTGCCCGGCACCGGCGAAACCCCTGCAGCGCCTGTCTTTGTCGACGGTCAGAAATTCCGCACGCTCCGCGGACCGACGATTGCCGCCGACTTCAAGGCGCTGGTGATCGATTACATTGAGCAGCGCTACGGCACCGGCGCCAAGCCAACGGCGGCGGAATAG
- a CDS encoding DMT family transporter, whose translation MSSKEMRISSAGRPLSLGAIALMLMLCLSWGFNQIAVKLVLPDIPPMLQATIRSVCALPVLLLIARLRGATIFVRDGTLGAGLFAGVLFGVEFVLIYRGLLLTSASRAVVFLYVAPFFVALGSYQFLGERMRASQWGGLALSFAGVALAIGVPQANVDANVLLGDLLIVGGGALWAATTLIAKGTALRRAPPEKALGYQVAMSIPILGLAAWLSGETLTRVPGPLAVSLMIYQAVWVVGLTFLLWFTLVQRYSASKLSAFTFITPLFGVVASYFILHETLTLAFGAAALLVISGLYLVNRPSPVVPVPTDPLLTVTKT comes from the coding sequence ATGTCATCAAAAGAAATGCGGATCAGTTCGGCCGGGCGCCCGCTCAGCCTGGGCGCCATTGCGCTGATGCTGATGCTTTGCCTCAGCTGGGGCTTTAACCAGATCGCGGTCAAGCTCGTCCTCCCCGATATTCCGCCGATGCTGCAGGCGACGATTCGCTCCGTCTGCGCGCTGCCGGTGCTGCTCTTGATCGCCCGGCTCCGCGGCGCGACGATATTTGTGCGCGACGGCACGCTTGGCGCCGGCCTGTTCGCGGGGGTGCTGTTCGGCGTCGAATTCGTATTGATCTATCGCGGCCTGCTGTTGACCTCGGCGTCGCGCGCGGTGGTGTTTCTTTACGTCGCGCCGTTCTTCGTGGCGCTCGGCTCCTATCAATTCCTCGGCGAACGAATGCGGGCGTCGCAATGGGGCGGGCTGGCGCTGAGTTTTGCGGGCGTCGCGCTCGCGATCGGGGTGCCGCAGGCCAATGTGGACGCCAACGTGCTGTTGGGCGACCTGTTGATTGTCGGCGGCGGCGCGCTGTGGGCGGCGACGACGCTGATCGCAAAGGGCACGGCACTGCGCAGGGCGCCCCCCGAAAAGGCGCTGGGATACCAGGTCGCGATGTCGATCCCGATCCTGGGCCTCGCGGCATGGCTTTCCGGCGAAACCCTGACCCGCGTTCCAGGCCCCTTGGCGGTGTCGCTGATGATCTATCAGGCGGTTTGGGTAGTCGGATTGACCTTTTTGCTGTGGTTCACGCTGGTACAGCGCTATTCCGCCAGCAAATTGTCGGCTTTTACCTTCATCACCCCTTTGTTTGGCGTCGTGGCTAGCTATTTCATCCTCCATGAGACCCTGACCCTGGCCTTCGGCGCCGCAGCGCTACTCGTGATATCAGGGCTTTACCTCGTCAATCGCCCATCCCCGGTGGTCCCGGTTCCCACTGATCCATTGCTGACTGTCACCAAAACCTGA
- a CDS encoding Fur family transcriptional regulator: MTLAKPTFPAPDHDHGRCAADALDHAERVCKLRAQKFTPIRRQVLQALLSSHRPLGAYEVIDELAKSMPRPAPITVYRALDFLMENGLVHRIESRNAYLACAHDHDTAAMVAFLICDACGSVGEIPAAPVAQSLNAAARATGFAPKLSVVEITGTCSHCQK, from the coding sequence ATGACCCTGGCAAAGCCGACATTCCCTGCACCTGACCACGATCACGGCCGCTGCGCCGCGGACGCGCTCGATCATGCCGAGCGGGTCTGCAAGCTGCGGGCGCAGAAATTCACGCCGATCCGCCGCCAGGTGTTGCAGGCGCTGTTGTCGAGCCACCGCCCGCTCGGCGCCTATGAGGTAATCGACGAGCTTGCGAAATCGATGCCGCGGCCGGCGCCGATCACGGTCTACCGGGCGCTGGATTTCCTGATGGAAAACGGCCTCGTGCACCGCATCGAAAGCCGCAACGCCTATCTCGCCTGCGCCCATGATCATGACACAGCCGCCATGGTGGCGTTCCTGATTTGCGACGCCTGCGGCTCGGTCGGCGAGATTCCGGCCGCCCCCGTGGCGCAAAGCCTCAACGCGGCCGCCCGAGCAACGGGATTTGCGCCGAAATTGTCTGTGGTCGAGATCACAGGCACCTGCTCCCATTGCCAGAAATAA
- a CDS encoding MarR family winged helix-turn-helix transcriptional regulator, with the protein MSRGSVDMNFLFTLGELQRLVRAYADKQAARYGITRAQWAVLAKVERSEGMKQTELAELMEMQPITLTRLIDKLCDNGWIERRGDESDRRVNRLYLRKAARPLLGKLSGLRSELTATALEGINPADAHRLLAQLEVIKENVRNAIQNAPAEPAKKEQRYG; encoded by the coding sequence ATGTCCCGCGGTTCCGTGGATATGAACTTCCTGTTTACGCTTGGCGAATTGCAGCGGCTGGTGCGCGCCTATGCCGACAAGCAGGCGGCGCGCTACGGCATCACCCGCGCGCAATGGGCGGTGCTGGCGAAAGTGGAACGCAGCGAGGGCATGAAGCAGACGGAACTCGCGGAACTGATGGAAATGCAGCCGATCACGCTGACGCGGCTGATCGACAAGCTCTGCGACAATGGCTGGATCGAACGCCGCGGCGACGAGAGCGACCGCCGCGTCAACCGCCTCTATCTGCGCAAGGCGGCGCGGCCGCTGCTCGGCAAGCTGAGCGGGCTGCGTTCTGAACTGACGGCGACCGCGCTCGAAGGCATTAATCCCGCCGACGCCCACCGCCTGCTCGCCCAACTCGAGGTCATCAAGGAAAACGTGCGAAACGCGATACAAAATGCGCCGGCCGAACCGGCGAAGAAGGAACAGCGCTATGGCTGA
- a CDS encoding HlyD family secretion protein → MADPVLKFPAEQKGNPSSKPRTKLAAEPRRRLMAGMRRYRRMLLLVVLPLVAVIAGLTFYLNGGRYVTTDDAYVGAQKVLITPDISGKIEKVVVKEGQQVNEGDVLFEIDPVPFRLAVAQAKATLDQAHTSYDNLKANVKIYGDMLVLAQQGVDLKQRDVDRKSALVKSNFGSQLDLDNAATALVTASAQAQFLKQQLSSSKTQLLGDPDLPLEQFPPYAQAKAALEQAERNLDHTVMRAPMAGIATQVEQIQLGRFVAAGTPVFSVIDTSKPWVDANPKESDFTYVAVGQPVTIDVDAFPNHVFKGTVGSLSPGTGAQFAILPAQNATGNFVKVVQRVPVRIYFDSNDKYVKKLKAGMSAYTTIDTGHRRSLASLLGFTPAAAAKDED, encoded by the coding sequence ATGGCTGATCCGGTCCTGAAATTCCCGGCCGAGCAGAAGGGCAATCCGTCCTCAAAACCGCGGACCAAACTTGCCGCGGAGCCGCGCCGCCGCTTGATGGCCGGCATGCGGCGCTACCGCCGCATGCTGCTGCTGGTGGTATTGCCGCTGGTCGCCGTGATTGCCGGATTGACCTTCTATCTCAATGGCGGGCGCTACGTGACCACCGACGATGCCTATGTCGGCGCGCAAAAAGTCCTGATCACGCCGGATATTTCGGGCAAGATCGAAAAGGTCGTGGTGAAGGAAGGCCAGCAGGTCAACGAAGGCGACGTGCTGTTCGAGATCGATCCGGTGCCGTTTCGGCTTGCGGTGGCGCAGGCCAAGGCCACCCTCGATCAGGCCCATACCAGCTATGACAATCTGAAGGCCAACGTAAAAATCTACGGCGACATGCTCGTGCTGGCACAGCAGGGCGTCGATCTGAAGCAGCGCGACGTCGACCGCAAGTCAGCGCTCGTCAAGAGCAATTTCGGCTCGCAGCTCGACCTCGACAATGCGGCGACCGCGCTTGTCACCGCGAGCGCGCAGGCGCAGTTCCTCAAGCAGCAGCTTTCGTCCTCGAAAACCCAATTGCTCGGCGATCCCGATTTGCCGCTCGAGCAATTCCCGCCCTATGCCCAGGCCAAGGCGGCGCTTGAGCAGGCCGAGCGCAATCTCGATCACACCGTGATGCGCGCGCCGATGGCCGGGATCGCGACCCAGGTCGAGCAGATCCAGCTCGGCCGTTTCGTCGCCGCGGGAACGCCGGTATTCTCCGTGATCGACACCTCGAAGCCGTGGGTCGACGCCAATCCGAAGGAGTCCGACTTCACCTATGTCGCGGTCGGGCAGCCCGTCACCATCGACGTCGATGCCTTCCCGAACCATGTCTTCAAGGGCACCGTCGGCTCGCTCTCCCCGGGCACCGGCGCGCAATTCGCGATCCTGCCGGCGCAGAACGCCACCGGCAATTTTGTCAAAGTGGTGCAGCGGGTGCCGGTGCGAATCTATTTCGACAGCAACGACAAATACGTGAAGAAGCTGAAGGCCGGCATGAGCGCCTATACCACGATCGATACCGGCCACCGCCGTTCGCTCGCTTCCCTGCTCGGCTTCACGCCGGCCGCGGCGGCAAAGGACGAGGACTAG
- a CDS encoding MDR family MFS transporter: MVTICAMTATIMQALDTTIANVALPYMQGTLSASQDQINWVLTSYIVAAAIMTAPVGWIANRFGRKRIFIICSGGFTIASVLCGLAQDINQMVLFRLLQGMFGAALVPLSQAVMLDSYALHERAKAMSIWGMGVMMGPIMGPSLGAWLTETYSWHWVFFVNLPFGIFTVLGLLVFMDETRKDLTMRFDWFGFAALAVGIGSLQIALDRGEQLGWLESNEIIGEFIVSAAGFYYFFAHSLTTSKPFIQFAIFKDRNFVGGCVFMAVMGLVLFSTMAVSSPFLQNVIGYPIITAGLLLATRGCGTFVAMMLVGRLMRYIEARTLIAGGLGLTCFSLFYMTAWTDQTSVPEIVVVSIAQGFGFGLVFVPLSTVAFLTLPNHLRTDGTSMLTLMRNVASSIGISVVIAQLTEGSRRVYAVLSEHINPFNHAMQMPDVRGMIDMNTDAGRALADVMVGLQAQIIAFSQDYQMVMMFTLCVIPLAIMIGSTKAALRKQAQATEHAVME; the protein is encoded by the coding sequence ATGGTGACGATCTGCGCCATGACCGCGACCATCATGCAGGCGCTGGACACCACCATCGCCAATGTCGCGCTGCCTTATATGCAGGGCACGTTGTCGGCCTCGCAGGACCAGATCAACTGGGTCTTGACCTCCTACATCGTCGCGGCCGCCATTATGACCGCGCCTGTGGGGTGGATCGCCAATCGTTTTGGGCGCAAGCGGATTTTTATCATTTGCTCCGGCGGGTTTACCATCGCTTCCGTGCTCTGCGGGCTGGCGCAGGACATCAACCAGATGGTGCTGTTTCGCCTGCTGCAGGGCATGTTCGGCGCGGCGCTGGTGCCGTTGTCGCAGGCGGTGATGCTCGACTCCTATGCGCTGCACGAGCGCGCCAAGGCGATGTCGATCTGGGGCATGGGCGTGATGATGGGCCCGATCATGGGGCCCTCGCTCGGCGCCTGGCTGACCGAGACCTATTCCTGGCACTGGGTGTTTTTTGTCAACCTCCCGTTCGGCATCTTCACCGTGCTTGGCTTGCTCGTGTTCATGGACGAGACCCGAAAGGATCTCACCATGCGTTTCGATTGGTTCGGCTTTGCGGCGCTCGCGGTCGGCATCGGGTCCTTGCAGATCGCGCTCGACCGCGGCGAGCAGCTCGGCTGGCTGGAATCCAACGAGATCATCGGCGAATTCATCGTCTCGGCCGCAGGTTTCTATTATTTCTTCGCCCATTCGCTCACGACCTCAAAGCCGTTCATCCAGTTCGCGATCTTCAAGGACCGGAATTTTGTCGGTGGCTGCGTGTTCATGGCGGTGATGGGGCTGGTGCTGTTCTCGACCATGGCGGTGTCCTCGCCATTCCTGCAGAACGTGATCGGCTATCCCATCATCACCGCCGGCCTGTTGCTGGCGACGCGCGGCTGCGGCACGTTTGTCGCGATGATGCTGGTCGGGCGATTGATGCGCTATATCGAAGCGCGCACGCTGATCGCCGGCGGCCTGGGCCTGACCTGCTTTTCGCTGTTTTACATGACCGCCTGGACCGATCAGACCAGCGTGCCGGAGATCGTGGTCGTCTCTATCGCGCAAGGGTTCGGGTTCGGCCTGGTGTTCGTGCCGCTGAGCACGGTCGCGTTCCTGACGCTGCCTAATCATCTGCGCACCGACGGCACCTCGATGCTGACCCTGATGCGTAACGTTGCCTCCTCCATCGGGATTTCGGTCGTTATCGCGCAGCTGACTGAAGGCTCGCGGCGGGTCTATGCGGTGCTGTCGGAGCATATCAACCCGTTCAATCATGCGATGCAGATGCCCGACGTGCGCGGCATGATCGACATGAACACCGACGCCGGCCGCGCGCTGGCGGACGTGATGGTCGGTTTGCAGGCGCAGATCATCGCCTTCTCGCAGGACTACCAGATGGTGATGATGTTTACGCTGTGCGTGATCCCCTTGGCAATCATGATCGGCTCGACCAAGGCCGCGCTGCGCAAGCAGGCGCAGGCGACAGAGCATGCGGTGATGGAGTAG
- the pcaG gene encoding protocatechuate 3,4-dioxygenase subunit alpha has protein sequence MQKGITPSQTVGPFFKYGLTPDGKYDWNDAFTNNLITPDASGERIRVEGRVFDGDGQPVPDAMLEIWQADSQGRFADPQDKRALPNSKFRGFGRCGTDGNGDYAFDTIKPGSVPDPDGKPQAPHILLAVFGRGMLMHLYTRIYFDGEAANAADPVLALVPADRRATLIASREPGNANAVYRLNIRLQGDNETVFFDI, from the coding sequence GTGCAAAAAGGGATTACGCCGTCGCAGACCGTCGGACCGTTTTTCAAATATGGGCTGACGCCGGACGGCAAATACGACTGGAACGACGCCTTCACCAATAACCTGATCACCCCCGACGCCTCGGGCGAACGCATCCGGGTCGAGGGCAGGGTGTTCGACGGCGACGGCCAGCCGGTGCCGGATGCCATGCTGGAGATCTGGCAGGCCGATTCGCAGGGCCGTTTTGCCGATCCGCAGGACAAACGCGCGCTGCCGAATTCGAAATTCCGGGGTTTTGGCCGCTGCGGCACCGACGGAAACGGCGACTACGCCTTCGACACCATCAAACCCGGCTCGGTGCCCGATCCCGACGGCAAGCCGCAGGCGCCGCACATCCTGCTCGCGGTGTTCGGCCGCGGCATGCTGATGCATCTCTATACGCGGATTTATTTCGACGGCGAGGCGGCCAACGCCGCCGATCCCGTGCTGGCGCTGGTCCCCGCTGATCGCCGCGCTACCCTGATCGCGTCGCGTGAACCCGGCAACGCCAACGCGGTCTATCGTCTCAACATCCGCCTGCAGGGCGACAACGAAACGGTGTTTTTCGATATTTGA
- the pcaH gene encoding protocatechuate 3,4-dioxygenase subunit beta, with protein sequence MTLVYPVASNAANPAFLSPGYKSSIKRAPQKPLIPMRHTLSELTGPVYGHETVRENDNDLTTQHKGEPLGERIIVHGHVLDEDGRGVPNTLLEIWQANACGRYIHVRDQHPAPLDPNFTGAGRTQSDSEGYYKFVTVKPGAYPWGNHHNAWRPAHIHFSVFGHAFITRLVTQMYFPGDPLFEFDPIFNSVPDEKARLRMVSSFDLENTQPEWALCYRFNIVLRGHSATPMETK encoded by the coding sequence ATGACCCTTGTTTATCCCGTCGCCAGTAACGCAGCGAATCCGGCGTTTTTGTCACCCGGCTACAAGAGCTCGATAAAACGCGCGCCGCAAAAGCCGCTGATCCCGATGCGCCACACGCTGTCGGAATTGACCGGACCGGTCTACGGCCACGAGACGGTGCGCGAGAACGACAACGATCTCACCACCCAGCACAAAGGTGAGCCGCTCGGCGAGCGCATCATCGTGCACGGCCATGTGCTCGACGAAGATGGCCGCGGCGTGCCGAACACGCTCCTCGAGATCTGGCAGGCCAATGCGTGCGGCCGCTATATCCACGTCCGCGACCAGCATCCGGCGCCGCTCGATCCGAATTTTACCGGCGCCGGCCGCACCCAATCCGATAGCGAGGGCTACTACAAATTCGTGACGGTAAAACCCGGCGCCTATCCCTGGGGAAATCATCACAATGCCTGGCGCCCGGCCCACATTCATTTCTCGGTGTTCGGCCATGCTTTCATCACACGGCTGGTAACGCAGATGTATTTCCCGGGCGATCCCTTGTTCGAATTTGATCCGATCTTCAATTCGGTGCCGGACGAGAAGGCGCGGCTGCGGATGGTGTCCTCGTTCGATCTGGAAAACACCCAGCCGGAATGGGCGCTGTGCTACCGCTTCAACATCGTGCTGCGCGGCCATAGCGCCACGCCAATGGAGACCAAGTAG
- the pcaF gene encoding 3-oxoadipyl-CoA thiolase: protein MGDVFICDAVRTPIGRFGGSLAKVRADDLAAAPIKALMARHPKLDWSAVDEVFFGCANQAGEDNRNVARMALLLAGLPETVPGQTLNRLCASGLDAVGAAGRAIRAGEIDFAIAGGVESMTRAPFVMGKAGEAFSRSAEIFDTTIGWRFINPLMKAQYGVDAMPETGENVAEEFQVSRADQDAFAIRSQQRAGAAIAAGYFADEITPVSAPGGKAGPVTVDKDEHPRPETTLEGLSKLKPIVRNPGTVTAGNASGVNDGAAAMILASEAAVKRHGLTPRARILGLASAAVPPRIMGIGPVPATRKLMERLGFKISDFDLIELNEAFASQGIACLRQLGVKDDADFVNPHGGAIALGHPLGMSGARLAMTAVHGMEKRGGKRALATMCVGVGQGVAMAIEKLN from the coding sequence ATGGGCGATGTCTTCATTTGCGATGCCGTCAGAACCCCGATCGGCCGCTTCGGCGGCTCGCTCGCCAAAGTCCGCGCCGACGACCTGGCGGCGGCCCCGATCAAGGCGCTGATGGCGCGCCATCCCAAGCTCGACTGGTCGGCGGTCGACGAGGTTTTTTTCGGCTGCGCCAACCAGGCCGGCGAGGACAACCGCAACGTGGCGCGGATGGCGCTGTTGCTGGCGGGTCTGCCGGAGACGGTTCCCGGCCAGACGCTCAACCGCCTCTGTGCCTCCGGACTTGACGCGGTCGGCGCTGCGGGGCGCGCGATCCGCGCCGGCGAGATCGATTTTGCCATTGCCGGCGGGGTTGAATCGATGACGCGCGCGCCGTTCGTGATGGGCAAGGCGGGCGAGGCGTTTTCGCGCTCCGCCGAGATTTTCGATACCACCATTGGCTGGCGCTTCATCAATCCGCTGATGAAGGCGCAATATGGTGTCGATGCGATGCCCGAGACCGGCGAGAATGTCGCCGAGGAGTTTCAGGTGTCGCGCGCTGATCAGGATGCGTTCGCGATCCGCTCGCAGCAGCGCGCGGGCGCGGCGATCGCCGCCGGTTATTTTGCCGACGAGATAACGCCGGTCTCGGCGCCCGGCGGCAAGGCCGGACCCGTTACGGTCGACAAGGACGAGCATCCCCGCCCCGAAACCACCCTCGAGGGCCTGTCGAAATTAAAACCAATCGTGCGCAATCCCGGCACGGTGACGGCCGGCAATGCCTCCGGCGTCAATGACGGCGCCGCCGCGATGATCCTCGCCTCCGAGGCCGCGGTGAAGCGGCACGGTCTTACCCCGCGGGCGCGGATTCTGGGCCTTGCCTCGGCCGCGGTGCCGCCGCGCATCATGGGCATCGGGCCGGTGCCGGCGACGCGCAAATTGATGGAGCGGCTGGGTTTCAAGATCAGCGATTTCGATTTGATCGAGCTCAATGAGGCCTTTGCTTCGCAGGGCATCGCCTGCCTTCGCCAACTCGGCGTCAAGGACGATGCCGATTTCGTCAACCCGCATGGCGGCGCCATCGCGCTCGGCCATCCGCTCGGCATGAGCGGCGCCCGGCTCGCGATGACCGCGGTGCACGGCATGGAGAAGCGCGGCGGAAAACGCGCGCTGGCGACGATGTGCGTCGGCGTCGGCCAGGGCGTCGCGATGGCGATCGAGAAGCTGAACTGA